The sequence CAAAACGCCCAGGAACGCACAACAGTCGGCGTTCGCCGTCGACATCGTCGCGCTGATGGACGCCCTGAAGATCGACAAGGCCGTTCTCGCCGGGTACGACTGGGGATCGCGGACGGGCGACATCATTGCGGCCCTCTGGCCGGAGCGCTGCAAAGCACTGATCTCGGTGACCGGCTACCTCATTGTGAATGCCGAGGCCAACAAGATGCCGACGCCGCCGAAGAGCGAATGGGCCTGGTGGTATCAGTACTACTTCTCTACCGAAAGAGGCGTACTCGGCCTCCAGGAGTATCGGCGCGATCTGGCCAAACTGGTCTGGAAGTTCAACTCCCCGACCTGGAACTTCGACGAGGCGACCTTCGATCGGACGGCAGCGGCATTCGGCAACCCCGATTACGTCAGCATCGTGATCGACAACTACCGCTGGCGCCTAGGGCTCGCGAAGGGTCAGCCGCGGTATGACGAGCTGGAAAAGCGTCTGGCCGCGGCGCCGGTCATCAAGGTGCCGACGATCACCATCGACGGAGCGCACGATCCGTTCACCCCTCCGGGGAACGGGTCCGCGTATCGCAAGAAGTTCGCAGGCAAGTACGCGCACCGGACCCTGGGCGTAGGGCACAACGTTCCGCAGGAGGACCCGCAGGGGTTCGCGGCGGCTGTCGTGGAGGTCGACGGGTACTGACCGGTACGGCGCCGCGAGGGGCCCACCGGGTCTGCTCGGAAGCGCGGACGAAGACTTCGTTGACGGACACCCTGCGGTCACGCGTGACGACGAAGGCGACCGTGTCCGCGACGTCCTCGGGGCGCAGCATCTCCATCCCGGCCAGCTGCCGGCTCAACGACGCTCTGATCTCGTCCCGCGAGTGCGTGACGAACTCGGGTCCACCGTCCCGGGTTCGACCACGCTCACGCGCAGTCGCTTCCGCATGACCTCCTGGCGCAGGGCCTCGGTGAACCCGTTCACACCGAACTTGGTCATGCTGTAGACCGCCGTGCCTGGCCGTGCCACACGTCCCGCGGTGGAGCTGATGTTGACCAGGTCCGCAACCCGGCGGGGCGAGTCCTCCGCCGCGCTCAGCAGGTGCGGCAGCGCCGCGTGGGTGACATGGACCATGGCCTGGAGGTTCACCGTCAGCATGCGCTCCCATTCCTGGGCCGGCGTGTTCAGGACCGGTCCGGCCATGCCCACACCAGCGTTGTTGACGAGGATGTCCACGCGGCCGAGTTCGATCACCACACGTTCCACGGCGGCCGTCGCCTCTTCCGGGTCCGTGATGTCGGCATCCACCCCGAGGGCAGCCCCGCCCTCGGCGCGTATCTTCCCGGCCAACTCCTCGAGCCGGTCACGGCCGCCGGGCGACCAGGGCGACGGCGGCGCCCTCCGCGGCGAGGCTCAGGGCGGTTGCCTCGCCGATGCCGCTGCTGGCGCCGGTCACCAGGGCAACGGTGTTCTGCAGACGTGCGGACATGACTGTCTCCTTGATCTGGATCGAGATCGAAACCGGGGGTCGGAATGCGTGACGGCGGCGATGCGGTGGTGGCCGCCCGGTGCACGTTGCGGGCCCGCGGCTGCTGGTGCTGGACGGTGCCGTCAGGCGGCCGTGGAGACGGTCGTGAGCATGTCGAGGGAGACCTGCCACAGGCGGGCCGCGTTATGAAGGTCCACCGCGTGGGCGGCGACGCCCCGGCGCACACCAGGCCGGTGCGGGCCGGCCTCGTTGCAGTCCTCGAAGTACCGGCCGGTCACGCCCTCGGCCAACGGAGAGGCGGCGAGCAGCACCGAGGTCGCGGCACCCTGCTCGATGTTCTTCCAGGACACGTCGGTGCTGGTGGGGTCGAACGAGGCCGGGCTGTTGGAGATGTCCCCGATGTGGCGGCCGAGCCGGGTGCTGGTGATGCGGCCCGGGTTGAGGGCGTTGACGGCGATGAGGTCGGTCGCCCAGCGGCGGCCCGCCTCGACCGCGAACAGGACATTGGCGGTCTTGGACTGGCTGTAGGCAGCCCATGGGTCGTAGGGGCGCTGCTTGAAGTTGATGTCGTCGAAGATCACGCCGCCGTTGACGTGGCCGACCGAGCTGACGGCGACCACGCGTGCACCGTGGGCTGCTGTCAGGGCGCTGTGCAGACCGGTGGCGAGGGCGAAGTGGCCGAGGTGGTTGGTGGCGAACTGCATTTCCCAGCCTTCCTTCGTCCGCTCCAGCGGCGAGGCCATCACGCCGGCGTTGAGGACCAGGATGTGCAGCGGCCCCCGCCACGCCGCCACAAAGGCGTGCACCGAATTCTGATCGGCGAGGTCGAGCGGCGCGGCGTCGACCGTTCCCGGACCGTTTGCCGGTGCGATCTCCTCCGCGACCCGCACGCCGACGGCCAGGTCGCGGACGCCGATGGTCACCTCGGCGCCGGCGGCGGCCAGGACCCGGGCGGTTTCACGTCCGATGCCGGAAGCGCCCCCGGTGACGATGGCGCGCTGGCCGCTCAGGCCGATGCCTGCCAGTACCTCGGCGGCGGTCGTCTGCACCCCGAACGGGGTCGTGAGGAGGTTGTCGGTCATGGGTTCTCCAGGAAGGCGACGGGAACGGGAGGCGAGTGCGCGTCCGATGGCACGCAGCCAGGGGTGTCGTACCCTCATATCCGGAACTGATTCCGGTTACGCCATCGAGAGTAAGCGGAACCGGTTCCGGTTGCAAGCGTGACGAGGAAGGGAGTCGCCGGTGACCGGCATCGATGGGGGCTCGGCGCGGCCCGGCAGGCCGCTGCGCGCCGACGCGCAACGCAATGAGGACCGACTGCTGGAGGCGGCAGCGGACGCCTTCGCCCGTGAGGGAGCGGGCGCCTCAGTCAAGGACATCGCCCGTGCGGCAGGTGTCGGCGTCGGCACCCTCTACCGCCGGTTCCCCTCCAAGGAACTGCTGATCGAGGCGATCTACCGGCAAGAAGTACAGCGCCTGTGCGAGGCGGCACAGCACCTCACCGCCACGCAGTCACCGGTGGACGCGCTGCGGACCTGGATGGAGCGCTTCATCGACTTCATGGCCGCCAAGCAGGGCATGGCCGACGCGCTGGCCGTGGTCCTCACCGACGAGAGCGAGAAGGTACACACCCGGTCACTGCTCGCCGACGCCATCGCCCACCTGCTCGGCGCCGCGGAGGGGCAGTCGGTGGCACGGCCAGGGGTCGAGGCGCAGGACGTGCTGATGGCCCTCGGCGGAATCAGCCTCATGGCCGCCAGCGAAGAACGACGCGACCTGGCCACCAGACTCATCGACCTGCTCCTGCACGGCGTCGTGACGAGCTGACGCGATCCGCGCGACTGCCGCCCCGTCGACTCCCTCGACGCCGCGATGGCCATGACGCCGGGCGGACGACGTGGCAGTCGGTGCGGAGGCACCCCTGAACGCGGGAAGCGACCTGGGTGGCGTCGACGCTGGGTGGTCCGACGAGTCCACTCACCGCAGCCACCAGCAGGAGCTGCGGCAGGCCGTACCGACACGGCTCGCCGCGGCCTTGGGCGGTACCGGTGCCTTGCCGGTGTCGGTCGGCGAAGGGCGACTGCGCGTCTCCTTCGACGGCGGGATCCCGCTGCGGCGGGCCGACGCCGCGCACGGCACGTCGGTGCGCTGAGCACCCTCTCCGAGGCCCTCCGCACCGGCAAGGCGCAGCACCTTCCGCATCGGCAGGAGTGCATCCGCCGCCCGCGTCAGGACGTCACTGTGTCCCCGGTACGGCCATGACCTCGCCATGCCGGTCTTTCCCCTCGGCCCGGTCGGAGGCCGTAGCGCGACAGCGCGCCGGCGGATGGTCACCGCCGTTGTCGTCGAGGGCCCAGGCCCTGCGCGGCGGGCTGGCCGCCGAGGCGACCGCGGACCGGGTACTCGATGCCGCGTCCGAGGCCACGACGATGTGACGGTGCTGGTCGTGGGACGCGCCGAAGCGCGAAGTCGCGCACCCCGTCGGCGAGTCGTTAGCCTGAATTCATACTCTGGCACCGATGAGGTCCCCACCGATGTGTGGGGCGGGCCCGCCGGGCCGCGCGCGTCGGCGAGTGATCGTCCCATGGGGACGCCGGGCTCATACCTCCATATTCCGCCGGGCCCCGGGCCGGTCTGACCGTCGCAGGTTCTGATCAAGATCGCACTCCGCATGGAGCGTGTCCGCGCAGTAACCCCGGGCAGTGCCGACTCGGCTTTCGCACAGAGGGAGATCGTCATGACCGACAGCCACGCGCGGACCCCAGCCATCCCCGGCGTCCTCGTCGATCCGCTGCGTAACCGCGGCGTTGCCTTCACACCTGAGGAACGGGAAGCCCTCGGCCTCACGGGGCGCCTGCCCTCCGCAGTGCTCACGCTCGACCGGCAGGCTCAGCGTGCCTACCAGCAGATGCAGGCTCAGAGCAGCGACCTCGCCAAGAACGTGTACCTGGAACAGCTGCACGACCGCAATGAAACCCTGTACTTCAAGGTACTCACCGAGCACTTGGCCGAACTGCTGCCGATCGTCTACGACCCCACCGTGGGCGAAGCGATCGAAAAGTACTCCCACGAGTACCGACGCCCGCGCGGCATCTTCCTGTCCGTCGACCGGCCCGACGACATGGAGAAGGCCTTCGCCACGCTTCAACTCGGGCCCGAGGACGTCGACCTGATCGTGTGCACCGACGCGGAGGAGATCCTGGGCATCGGGGACTGGGGTGTGAACGGGATCCAGATATCGGTCGGGAAGCTCGCGGTCTACACCGCGGCCGCGGGCATCGACCCGAGCCGTGTCGTTCCCGTGTCGCTGGACGTGGGTACGGACCGCGTATCGCTCCAGGAGGACCCGCTGTACCTGGGCAACCGGCATCCCCGCGTCCGTGGCGCCGACTACGACTCGTTCATCGAGAAGTACCTGGAGACGGCGTCGTCCGCGTTCCCCGACGCGCTCCTGCACTTCGAGGACTTCGGTCCCAGCAACGCACGGCGGATCCTGGAGCAGTACGGCGGCCGCTACCGGATCTTCAACGACGACATGCAGGGCACCGGAGCCATCACACTGGCCGCGGCCCTGTCCGCCGTCAAGGTCAGCGGTGTGCGGATGCGTGAGCAGAAACTGGTCGTCTTCGGCGCCGGGACCGCCGGCGTGGGCATCGCCGACCAACTGCGCGACACGATGATCCGCGACGGCGCGGACGCGGAGCGCGCCGCCGCACAGGTGTGGCTCGTCGACAAACAGGGACTGCTCATCCGGGACATGACCGACCTGCGCGACTTCCAGCAGACCTACGCGCGTGATCCGGCCGAGATCGCGGACTGGGAGCGGAGCGATGGTCAGATCTCACTGCTGGAAACGGTGCGCAGGGTCGAGCCGACCATACTGCTGGGCACCTCCACCGCGCACGGCGCGTTCACGCGTGAGGTCGTCGAGGCCATGTCCGAGGGCACCGAGCGGCCGATCATCTTCCCGATCTCCAACCCCACCTCCCGGATCGAGGCCATGCCCGCCGACGTCATCGCCTGGTCCAGGGGGAAAGCGCTCGTCGCGACCGGCATCCCCGTCGAGCCCGTCGAATACGACGGCGTGACCTACCGGATCGGTCAGGCCAACAACGCGCTGCTGTACCCGGGTCTGGGCCTGGGCGCGATCGTCTCCGGTGCGTCCCAGGTGACCGCGGGCATGCTGCTCGCGGCCGCGCAGGCGGTCGCCGACCAGGTCGACCCCTCGGGGCCGGGCGCCTCCCTCCTGCCGGCAGTGGACGACCTGCGGGAGTCGTCCGCGATCACGGCGACCGCGGTGGTGAAGGCGGCGCTCGACGACGGCGTGGCCACCTCCAAGCCGGTCGACATCGAAGAGGCTGTCCGCCAGGCCATGTGGCAGCCGGTCTACACCGACGGAGCAGCGGCATGAACACGGAACACTCCGCCGACGACCGGGCCGGGTCGGCCGCTCAGGACGAAGCCCCGCGGATCCGCGACATCCCCATCGGCCTGCACGCGTCCGGCTCCCGGCGGGAGACCGACTCCATGGGCGCCATCGACGTTCCCGCGGACCGCTACTGGGGTGCCCAGACGCAGCGGTCCCTGATCCACTTCTCCATCGGCGACGATCGGATGCCCAAAGCGGTCTACCACGCCTACGGTTACGTGAAGAAGGCCGCCGCCTCCGTCAACGGGCGCGCCGGACGGCTGCCGGCCTGGAAGGCCGACCTGATCCAGCGGGTGGCCGACGAAGTCATCGCGGGCGAACTGGACGATCACTTCCCGCTCTACGTCTGGCAGACCGGCTCCGGGACCCAGTCCAACATGAACACCAACGAGGTGATCAGCAACCGCGCCATCCAACTGGCCGGCGGCGAACTGGGCAGCAAGTCCCCGGTCCACCCCAACGACCACGTCAACATGGGACAGTCCTCCAACGACACCTTCCCCACCGCCATGCACATCGCTGCGGTCAAGGAGATACACGAACACCTGCTGCCCGCCGTGCGGGCGCTGCAGCATGCCATCGAGACCAAGGCACGCCAGTGGCACGACGTGGTGAAGATCGGCCGCACCCACCTGGAGGACGCCGTCCCGCTCACCGTGGGACAGGAATGGTCCGGCTACGCACACCAGTTGCACCAAGCCGTCGCCCGGGTCACGACATCCGCCGAGGGCCTGTACGAACTCGCCATGGGCGGGACGGCGGTCGGCACGGGGCTCAACGCCCCGCCCGGATTCGGCGAGCAGGTCGCGGCCGAGATCGCCGAGGCGACCGGGTACCCGTTCACCACCGCGCAGAACAAGTTCGCGGCCCAGGGCGGCCTGGATGCCATGGCCGGCGCGTCCGCCGGGCTGCGCGCCCTGGCGGTGCCCCTGATGAAGATCGCCAACGACATCCGGTGGCTGGCCTCCGGCCCCCGCTGCGGCCTCGACGAACTCATCCTCCCGGCGAACGAGCCCGGTTCCTCGATCATGCCGGGCAAGGTCAACCCGACCCAGTGCGAGGCCATGGTCATGGTCTGCATCCAGGTGCTGTCCGAGGACGAGGCCATCGCCTTCGCCGGCACCCAGGGCAACTTCGAACTCAACGCCATGCGCCCGGTCATCATCAACAACTTCCTGCACGCGGCCGGCATCCTCGCCGACGCCTGCACCAAGATGCGCGAATACTGCGTTGAGGGCATCCAGCTGAACCGGGACCAGATCGACGCCTACGTCGACCGGTCCCTCATGCTGGTCACGGCCCTCTCTCCCGTGATCGGTTACGACAAGGCCTCCGCGATCGCCCACAAGGCCGACGACGAGGACACCACCCTGCGTTCCGCCGCACTGGCTTCCGGTTACATCAGCGCCGAGGACTTCGACCGCATCGTCCGGCCCGCCGCCATGGTCGGTCAGGCATAGAACAACACGCGGCGGGGCCGCCTGCGCGTGGAGGCGCCCCGGTCGACGACGCCTACCGGCGGCAGATCGGCAGCCCAGCCGCACAGCAGGCCCTCGCGCGCTACCTGGACAGCCTGGAAGGCATGCCGAAGGAAAGCCCGCTCGGGGCAGCTCAATGTGCTGGGTACCTGCGGAGCACGGCGCCGACGACGACCGCCACTGTGGAGGCGGCGGGGCCCATGGTGGTTGCATGCACCGGTGCGCACCCGTGGCTGCTCCAGCCGTGGTGAGCCGCGCTCAAGGGGTCCACGGTGGAGGGAGCGGCGGATCACAAGCCGCACTCGGCGTTTGTCCAGGGCCATGCAACCTCCAGCCGTACTGGAGACGAGATCCGCCTCCGGTCAGTGCCCTGCCACACTGCCGGGCGCCCGACTGACTGACGGTATCTCCCGCCACTGACAAATGCGGGGGGGGTGCTGAGGCGTTGGGACCCACTGGGTTCGGCGCGCCGCTGCGCAGACAGTTGCCTCAGGGGGAAGTCCGAAGTGCACCTCCCCTCCTACTGTGGAGACCGTCACCGCAGGGATAGTTGGGGTCATGGCGCTCTTCGCCGCAGTGGCCCTCGGCGCCACCGAGGTCTACGTCCTGCAGGTCGGCCACGTCGAGCGCCCCCTCTCCCCGCCACGGGCTCCCTGGCAGGTGGCGCTGGTGGCGTTCGAGATCGCTCGCAGACACCGATTCGCCCGCGACATCGTGGACCCGCCGCCCGGCGTCACGGTCCGCGTGCTGCCGTCGGGCTCCGGCCCCGAGGAGGGCCCGGCCACGCTGCGACCGCTGCGGTACCGCAGCTCCGGCCGGATCGCCGAACGCATCGAGCGCGCCTACGCGGCCCCCTCCCGCTACCCGTTCTCAGCGCACCATGACCGGTGCGGGTGCGCATCGAGGACTTCCGGTGCGGCTGGCCGGCGCGGTGGTCACCGGGTTGCGCCGTACCACCACGATCACGCTGCTGCTCGCCCTCGTCCCCGCGGTGGCCGCGCTCCTCGTCGCCGCAGGCGTGCCCTGCGTGCCGGTCTCGCTCGCCACACGCCACACGCGGTGCGTGGCGGCTGGTGCGGATCGCCGGGTTCGCCCTGCTGTATCTCCTGGTGAACCTGCCCGGGCTGGTGGCCGCCGCCAGCCTGTGGGCGCGACGCGTGCCCGCCCGGCGGGACCACGGGAAGCGGCGCGCCGCGGCGGCCGCGGACGCGTTCGCGGTGCTGGAGAGGGTGCTGCGGCTGCTACCGCGTGCGGGCGAGCGGCTCTTCCGCCTCCGGGGGGAGGTGACGCCCCCGCTTCCAGTCGCGCACGGACACACGGCGGCGCCGGTCCTGGTGTTTGCGGGGGTCGGCGACTCCTTCCTGCTGCTCCCGACACTGCTCAGCGAGGCCGGGCCGCGTCCCCACACCGTCCTGAAGCGCGCCCTGCGTGCCGACCCCGCTATCGATGTCCTCATCGGGCGGGTCCCCCACTGCTTCCTTCCGCCCCTCGATGGGCGGGCCGAGAACGCGATGGGGGATCTGGCGGCCGGGCCGGGCCCGGGCGACGCGCTCGTGATCTTCCCGGAGGGCGGCAACTTCATGCCGCGCCGCCGCCGACGCGCGATCGCCTCGCTACGCCGACGGGGGCTGCCGCGCCGGGCGTCCCGCGCGGAACGCAACCCGCCGGCCGTGTCCCGCCGGGCGACGACGCCCGCAGCGAGTGGCTGCTCGGCCAGTGCTCGCGTCGACCGCTGGATCGCCGACCGCGCCACCCCGGACACGACGCACGCGTGAGGCCGGGCCGTGCGCGCGCCGGCGCCCCTGCGGACCGCGGGAGCCGCGCCGCAGCACCCGGCTCCTGACATGCGCCGATGGGCTGACGGCCGTCGAGTCGCACGCGGTCCGCCGCGGTCAGGAGCACGACGCGGCGCCGCACCCGATCCACCGGTCGTTCGGCCACATCGTCCCGGCGCGGGCGCGCCGCCCGCTTACGGTGCCGCCAGGAGGTGGGCGATGCGAGTGGGGTTGCACGCGCTCGGTATCGGTGACGGTGCCCGTCCCGAGGTCATCCGGGCGGTGGCCACGGCCGCGGAGGCGCACGGCTTCGCGAGGCTCTGGTGCGGCGAGCACGTGGTGCTCGTGGACGGGCCCGCCTCCCGCTACCCCTACTCCGCGGACGGCCGGATCGCCGTGCCCGCGGACGCCGACTGGCTGGACCCGCTGCTCGCCCTGAGCTTCGCGGCAGCGGTCACCAGCCGCATCGAGTTCGCCACCGGCGTGCTCCTGCTGCCCGAGCACAACCCGGTCGTCGTCGCCAAGCAGGCCGCCACACTCGACGTGCTCTGTGCCGGACGGTTCAGTCTCGGGGCAGGGGTCGGCTGGTCGGCCGAGGAGTTCGCGGCGCTCCGGGTCCCCTTCGCCGGGCGCGGGCGGCGCATGGAGGAGTACCTCGCCCCGATGCGCACCCTCTGGGCCGAGGACCCGGCCTCCTTCGCGGGGGAGTTCACCCGCTTCGAGGCCATCCGGGTCAACCCCAAGCCCCTGCGCGGCGGCCGACTCCCGGTCGTTGTCGGTGGCAACAGCGATGCCGCCCTGCGCCGCGCGGCCGCGCTCGCCGACGGCTGGTACGGCTTCAACGTCCCGGCGGCCGACGTGCCCGCCCGTATCGCCGTCCTCGCCCACGCGTGCGCCCGCAGCGGCCGCGCCTTCGACGAGTTCACGGTCGCCGTCGCCCTGGGCGACGGCACCCCCGAGCACCTGCCCGCGCTGGCCGCTGCGGGCGTCACCGAACTCGTCGTCGGCGCGCCCCCGCCGGGTACGGACGCGGCGGGCGTCTGGGGCGCCGAACTCGCCCGGACGTGGCTTCGCCCGTGGCCGTGGCCGACGGATGGCTTTCCGCAGCCGTGCGTTGATCGACTCGATCAGGTTCGTCGAGTAGAGGGTGAGCGGAGCCTGCGCTTTTCGGCGAAGCCGGGCAGGAGCGGTAGTCCTGTCGAGCCCAGGGGGCGGTGGGTGGGCGCACAGGACGGTCAGGCAGGTGACGGGGATGGCGGGGAGCCCCGCCGACGCGTCCTGAGCCGCGGTGTATCGGCTGCGGCCTTCCGCTAGAAGGGTCATGAAGATCTTGGGGTTCTGGCCCCGCCGCGTGAACGGCGGGGCCAGACTCGTTTCGTGGTGATGGGGGAATGGGCCGGGGAGACGGTCGGACCGGATGTGTGGGAGACCTGCCGGGAGTTGATCCCGGCGGGGAGTGTGTTCGCGTTTCTGGCCGAGCACCGTGGTGCGCTGTTTCCGGCTGAGATGTTCGCGGACATGTACCCGTCGGCGAACGGGCGGCCGAGCATGCCGCCGCAGATCCTGGCCGCGGCGATCACGCTGCAGTCCCTGCACGGGCTGTCGGACTTCGAGACGGTCCAGGAACTGCGGTGTGACCTGCGATGGAAGGCCGCCTGCGGACTCGGTCTGCATGACATGGCGTTCGATCCGTCGTTGCTGGCCTACTTCCGGCGCCGGCTATCGCGTTCGCCCCGGCCCAACCGGGTGTTCGAGGCGGTGCGGGAGGTCGTGAAGGCCACCGGCGTGCTGAAGGGCAAGCACCGGCGGGCGCTGGACTCCACCGTGCTGGACGACGCGGTCGCCACCCAGGACACCGTCACCCAGCTCATCGCCGCCGTCCGCGCGGTGATCCGCGAGGTCCCCGGGGCCGGCGAGGTGGCCGCGGTGCAGTGCACCGCGCATGACTACACCGATCCCGGCAAGCCCCGTATCGCCTGGAACGACGAACAGGCCCGCGCCGCACTCGTCGACGCTCTGGTCACCGACGCACTCAGGCTGCTGGGCCACCTGCCCGAGCAGGAACTGGGCGAGAAGGCGGCCAACGCACTCGGCCTGCTGGCCCTGGTCGCCGGGCAGGATGTCGAGCCGGCCGAGGACTCCGACGGCCGCGACGGACGCTGGCGCATCAGCCAGGGGACCGCTCCAGGCCGCGTCGTGTCCACCGTCGACCCCGAAGCCCGCCACATCCACAAGACCCGCACCCACCAGCAGGACGGATACAAAGCCCACCTGGCCATCGAGCCCGAGACCGGCTTATACACCGCCGTGGCTCTGCGGCCCGGCGCCGGAGCCGAGCACCACGAGGCCACCGTCGGCCTGGACCTGCTGGCCGACGAGGAGAACCCGGTGGACGCCTTCGGCGACACCGCCTACTCCGCCACGACACGCGCCAAGCCCTCCACCAGGCGGGACACCGGCTGTTCTTCAAACCCGCCCGCTACGGCCCGCCGTCCCCGGCGGCTTCACCCTGGACGACTTCACCATCAACACCACCGCCGCCCTCGTGACCTGCCCCGCCGGGCACACGGTCCCCCTGTCGGACCCCGGCGGACAGCACCACCAGCGCAAGGCCGCCTTCAAGGACCTGTGCACCCGATGCCCGCTGCGTGAGCGGTGCACCAAGGCCAAGGCCGGCCGCATCCTGACCATCCGCCCCCACCACGACCTCCAGGCCGCGGCCCGCCACCAAGCCGCCACCGACCCGGACTGGCAAGCCGACTACCGGCGCTGGAGACCACCGGTCGAACGAGCCGTCGCCTGGCTCGTCCAGCACGGCAACCGCCGCCTGCGCTACCGCGGAACCATCAACAACAACACCTGGCTCCACACCCGAGCCGCCGCCCTCAACCTCCGCCGACTGATCAACCTCGGACTCACCCACACCGGCGGCAGCTGGCAACTCGCCCCGGCCACCGCATAGCAACAGGGGCTGCCCGGCCTCCGGCCGGACAGCCCCCCACCAAGATCTTCATGAGGCTTCTAGGCCCGCAGCCCGCCGGATCCATCCCTCAGCGTGATGCGTACTCGATGTACAGGGGCGTCGCCAGAATGCTGCCGGATTTATCCACGGCAAGGATCCGTGCAACCCCCGCAAGCCGTACCGGTGGTGTCCACCCATCGGCAGGCGGCGCCTCGATTTCGCACAGCAGTGTCACGGATGAACCCCACTCCCCAACACCCCGCTACTCCCAGGACCCCGGGCGCACAGGCGCACACGCCTCCTCACAGGGACAGTCCTGCGACCAGGGCGGGCGCGTCAGACCTGCGCGAAACTGTGGACCCTGCCCCGGGGCAGTTGCGGCGCCGTCCGGCGTGTTTACCGCACCGATTCGCCAGGCTGGCGACACCCGCCCTCGCGGGAGGGCCGGCTCACCACTGTGCGATCTCGTGCCGGGCTGCACGACAAACAGGCCCTGGCGCAGCCGCCTCCCGTAACACGGATCAGTCATGGCTTTCGTAGCGACACGCAGCCAGCGGAGGGTGAGCAGGCGTCAGCAGTTCATCCGGGGGGGCTAATGGTCATTCAATCTGCCTGGTCTTCGAGCTGCTTCACATTCTGACGGTGCACCAGGCAGGGCCGTATATACCCCGGTCGGCCCCCTGCCGCACAGCTTTCGATATGACCCGGTATGACAGCTGTGAGTACTTTTGGTCGCAGTCGGCTGACGAGCCGACATCTCCGAGACATCCAGACAGGAGAAGCGACATGAAGCTCGCTCGTTCCACCATGGTGGCTGCAGGTCTCTCGTCCGCCGCGGCGCTCGCCGTGACCGGCATCACCTACGCCTCGGCGGCCTCCGCCCCGGCGCCCCAGGCGGTCCCGGCCGCCGCCTCGGCAGCACCCTTCGGCGGCGACTCCGGACAGAACAAGGCCAACAACAACGAAGGACAGGGCAAGGGCAACGAAGGAAAGGGCAACGAAGGCCGGGGCGAGC comes from Streptomyces sp. FXJ1.172 and encodes:
- a CDS encoding alpha/beta fold hydrolase; amino-acid sequence: MHSRRQFLGAAAATAVTAQFAMWDTAQAQSESREHMTHPGVDPAKRTSFGPVKQIHAGELDVGYVEAGPANGQAVVLMHGWPYDIHSYEAVTPLLAAKGYRVIVPYLRGHGTTRFLSSKTPRNAQQSAFAVDIVALMDALKIDKAVLAGYDWGSRTGDIIAALWPERCKALISVTGYLIVNAEANKMPTPPKSEWAWWYQYYFSTERGVLGLQEYRRDLAKLVWKFNSPTWNFDEATFDRTAAAFGNPDYVSIVIDNYRWRLGLAKGQPRYDELEKRLAAAPVIKVPTITIDGAHDPFTPPGNGSAYRKKFAGKYAHRTLGVGHNVPQEDPQGFAAAVVEVDGY
- a CDS encoding SDR family NAD(P)-dependent oxidoreductase, which codes for MAGKIRAEGGAALGVDADITDPEEATAAVERVVIELGRVDILVNNAGVGMAGPVLNTPAQEWERMLTVNLQAMVHVTHAALPHLLSAAEDSPRRVADLVNISSTAGRVARPGTAVYSMTKFGVNGFTEALRQEVMRKRLRVSVVEPGTVDPSSSRTRGTRSERR
- a CDS encoding SDR family NAD(P)-dependent oxidoreductase, which produces MSARLQNTVALVTGASSGIGEATALSLAAEGAAVALVARRP
- a CDS encoding SDR family NAD(P)-dependent oxidoreductase, giving the protein MTDNLLTTPFGVQTTAAEVLAGIGLSGQRAIVTGGASGIGRETARVLAAAGAEVTIGVRDLAVGVRVAEEIAPANGPGTVDAAPLDLADQNSVHAFVAAWRGPLHILVLNAGVMASPLERTKEGWEMQFATNHLGHFALATGLHSALTAAHGARVVAVSSVGHVNGGVIFDDINFKQRPYDPWAAYSQSKTANVLFAVEAGRRWATDLIAVNALNPGRITSTRLGRHIGDISNSPASFDPTSTDVSWKNIEQGAATSVLLAASPLAEGVTGRYFEDCNEAGPHRPGVRRGVAAHAVDLHNAARLWQVSLDMLTTVSTAA
- a CDS encoding TetR/AcrR family transcriptional regulator, yielding MTGIDGGSARPGRPLRADAQRNEDRLLEAAADAFAREGAGASVKDIARAAGVGVGTLYRRFPSKELLIEAIYRQEVQRLCEAAQHLTATQSPVDALRTWMERFIDFMAAKQGMADALAVVLTDESEKVHTRSLLADAIAHLLGAAEGQSVARPGVEAQDVLMALGGISLMAASEERRDLATRLIDLLLHGVVTS
- a CDS encoding NAD-dependent malic enzyme, with the translated sequence MTDSHARTPAIPGVLVDPLRNRGVAFTPEEREALGLTGRLPSAVLTLDRQAQRAYQQMQAQSSDLAKNVYLEQLHDRNETLYFKVLTEHLAELLPIVYDPTVGEAIEKYSHEYRRPRGIFLSVDRPDDMEKAFATLQLGPEDVDLIVCTDAEEILGIGDWGVNGIQISVGKLAVYTAAAGIDPSRVVPVSLDVGTDRVSLQEDPLYLGNRHPRVRGADYDSFIEKYLETASSAFPDALLHFEDFGPSNARRILEQYGGRYRIFNDDMQGTGAITLAAALSAVKVSGVRMREQKLVVFGAGTAGVGIADQLRDTMIRDGADAERAAAQVWLVDKQGLLIRDMTDLRDFQQTYARDPAEIADWERSDGQISLLETVRRVEPTILLGTSTAHGAFTREVVEAMSEGTERPIIFPISNPTSRIEAMPADVIAWSRGKALVATGIPVEPVEYDGVTYRIGQANNALLYPGLGLGAIVSGASQVTAGMLLAAAQAVADQVDPSGPGASLLPAVDDLRESSAITATAVVKAALDDGVATSKPVDIEEAVRQAMWQPVYTDGAAA
- the fumC gene encoding class II fumarate hydratase, whose protein sequence is MNTEHSADDRAGSAAQDEAPRIRDIPIGLHASGSRRETDSMGAIDVPADRYWGAQTQRSLIHFSIGDDRMPKAVYHAYGYVKKAAASVNGRAGRLPAWKADLIQRVADEVIAGELDDHFPLYVWQTGSGTQSNMNTNEVISNRAIQLAGGELGSKSPVHPNDHVNMGQSSNDTFPTAMHIAAVKEIHEHLLPAVRALQHAIETKARQWHDVVKIGRTHLEDAVPLTVGQEWSGYAHQLHQAVARVTTSAEGLYELAMGGTAVGTGLNAPPGFGEQVAAEIAEATGYPFTTAQNKFAAQGGLDAMAGASAGLRALAVPLMKIANDIRWLASGPRCGLDELILPANEPGSSIMPGKVNPTQCEAMVMVCIQVLSEDEAIAFAGTQGNFELNAMRPVIINNFLHAAGILADACTKMREYCVEGIQLNRDQIDAYVDRSLMLVTALSPVIGYDKASAIAHKADDEDTTLRSAALASGYISAEDFDRIVRPAAMVGQA
- a CDS encoding LLM class F420-dependent oxidoreductase produces the protein MRVGLHALGIGDGARPEVIRAVATAAEAHGFARLWCGEHVVLVDGPASRYPYSADGRIAVPADADWLDPLLALSFAAAVTSRIEFATGVLLLPEHNPVVVAKQAATLDVLCAGRFSLGAGVGWSAEEFAALRVPFAGRGRRMEEYLAPMRTLWAEDPASFAGEFTRFEAIRVNPKPLRGGRLPVVVGGNSDAALRRAAALADGWYGFNVPAADVPARIAVLAHACARSGRAFDEFTVAVALGDGTPEHLPALAAAGVTELVVGAPPPGTDAAGVWGAELARTWLRPWPWPTDGFPQPCVDRLDQVRRVEGERSLRFSAKPGRSGSPVEPRGRWVGAQDGQAGDGDGGEPRRRVLSRGVSAAAFR